The DNA window CCTTATTTATAGAGCATCTCCTATGTGGATCCCAGCACAAACATTTTTCTGTCAACTGTACCATCCAATAGAGCTGGTGAAGGTCATGAGAATCTTGCAATGCAGGGTCTATTAACTCATGAAACCTTTTTTCTCTCAATAGTGGTCTTGCCTgttagaaaagaaaacaagttcACTGATAAGGTTGCTGGTCTACAGAGCTATTACAACATTTTTCTAATATAGTGCACCGCTGGCTGTCAGGTAATTCAAGATTTGAACAAAATCTCTGTGACATagcaagagaaataaaatgGCTGGCTACCCATCTCAAGAAGCTCTGACCATTAGTTTCATCTATGCTCTTTCGACCTGTGACCAACTCTAGAAGAACCACTCCCAAGGAATAAACATCTGCTTTACTTTTGCAAATTCCACTTTCTTCACATTCTGGTGCCATGTATTCGAAAGTCTTCAGTACCCTAGCTTCATATGATTGGTTTGAGGACTCGTACTGATTTTTTGCGAGTCCAAAGTTAACCAGCTGTCCAAAGTAAAAGAACAGTGCATAAAAGATTGCCATGTTCTTGTCAGCCAATCAAGCATAGTTCAAATCATTGCCTTTTAACAAACTAATCTTACCAAGGGCTGGTGGTCATGGGTTAAGAGGATGTTGCTTGGCCTCATGATTCCATAAATCTTTAGACTATGCAAATATTCTAATGCTTTTGCAGCTCCAAGTGCTATCTTTACTCTTCTTTCCCATGTCAATTCACAGCTTTTGTCTGCAGGAACATCTATCTTGATTAGTTGTACTGAAACTAAAAATAGCAAATAACTATTTCAAGTTATTGTAACTTTACTTGATAGATGTCGGTTGAGGGAGCCATTACAAATATATTCATAGACCAGTAGCCTGTGTGATCCTACCGAACATGATCCTAATAGCATGGCGACATTTTCATGTCTAGCCTTCCCCAGCTTCTGAACCAGTTCGATAAACTCATTTTCTTCTATGGTTGGTGAAGTGTGTTCCCTTATAACAATCCTCTGTCCATCACTCAGCGTACCTTCATAGAACTTCCAACGGCGATCAGCTAATAaattttttgcagaaaagtTGCTCGTAGTAAATTGCAGCTCACAGTAACTGAATTTCCTTGTATGTCCAATTTCTGCTCTTCTAGTCTTGCATAATGAACAGAGATAACACTCAGTTATGTCTTCTTGCTGTCCCCCTGCATTTGCCTCGGGTGAATTGCTTCTTTTTATCATTGTATTTTAGGTTCAATTAAACCTTCTTAGACTAAAAAAATGTGGTTGCTGGAGACTTACTTGTACAAGCTTTCTGGTTCCTATTGCTTTGCCCAACTTCAGTTGCCTTGGGTTCTCTCATATACTTAATGCTGTTATCACGTTTGATTCTCAATATTCCACAAGACAAATTGTCCAGAAAGtacttttgaaactttttgaggtgcctgttgattttgaagaaacaTGGAAATTATGAGATTATTCCAGACATGGATGACACTATAAATTTCTTCTCCAAATTCATGGTTAATGACAATCATGATGGCCTGCAAATCAAACATATCGAGCTCATCTCAACTAATGTTTAGGAGTATAATACTTGAGAAAATCTATTTAAGGTCACACCAATGGCTTTATCTGATTGGGAATATCCAGCTGCGATTGAAAGACCATTAACATGTGCAGAAGATCTGAACTTTTAATCACAAAATGGCTAACCAGCAAAGTTTCTGGTGGATCCTTTACTTTATTTATCATTAGTCTCAGACGTTGTGGATAAATTGATCATTGGGTATTAAAGACAGACCAAAAAAATACTCAGTTCTGTAGTTCAACATCCACATTCATAGTTAAGATTATTGTGTCAGATGCTCAGGATTCATGAAGGGAATTTTACATCACTTTCTTCCAAGAGGATGGAACAGGAAATTCAATGAGGCATAAATGTTTGTGAGATGCCATTTCCTAGCATATGGCATTAAGAGACAGGGCTGAGTGGATATCTGCTATTATGACTTGATACCATAAACTGATTTTGATCTGAAGATCTGAAAGGTATCTATACCTTGTGTATCCAATTCTTATTTCAGTCCTGAAACCAACATTTATTTATCAAAGTTGGCATACTGGCCTCCTTGCAATGAAGGAAAGAGGGAGGAAATTCAGGTTACTACTTGTCCAGGATTTTTATCCGAATATCATCTTTTATGATCTTGGCCATCTTCATTTTTGCTTCCTTTAGCAGAAGTGATAGAGGGATAGAAGGTACTACCTGTCAAGTATCACCATGGTGGCCTCAAATTTCTTGGCTGTATCCACTACTATCTCCTTCAGTGAGCCTGCATCCACCGCTAGTTCAAGTTCTACCTACACACGTTGAATTGCATCATTTACAGGACAATTTATACTGCGAACCATATTCATGGTATGTTATCTATATGGCAACACAGCCTATTGCAGCTCAGAGAGATTACGGTTCTTGTcaattttcatttcttctctTATAGGCAGAAAGACAGGAAAAGACATGATATTGATTTGACTAAATAGGTGAAGTCatagaaaatggaaagaaaattaGTTATATGTTCTGCAGTCAAAATGTTTATGCATGGACACTAAATGTGGTGGTGATGCAACAGATGAAAGTTACACGAGGAAGAGGTACCTGTTTCTGTTCAGCCAGCATACGTACTTCTGTAATTTTTGCACTGTTTAAAGATTCTTTCTGCAATTGAATTTCTTTCATCATGTCATTCTGTTTCTTCCTATGTGTGGCACTTGAGTGCAGTTTGCTTTTGTTCCTTGCTGCAAACCACAGAAAACACAAAAGGGAACCATAAGAACTAAGATTTTTAAAGGAACACGAAGAATACATGACACCAAATGCATAATATTCTGAGAATGATTAATTGTATCAGAATACACAACATGAACCTGTAAAATTTTTGCTGTACGAGTCTATGTTGTGACCCTGCTGAAAAAGCTTAAAGCAGTTTCATGATATCAGATTTTCAGGAAACATATATGAAAGATTTTCTACTTCACTAAAAATTGCAGATACGCGCTTCCTCCAAAGTTGTTTGTTTTTCACTTTTACTTCagaacaacaaaaatggccttctctattttagaaaagaaattaagcttTGACGTGTCAAAATGGAGCGGAGAACTAAACTGGCTCAAAAGTGAATAtaagaaaatcaaattttcatCTCAACCAATTATCCTGGGTATTGCATTTGCTAGAAATTTCCGAGTTCCTATATTGATTCTTCCATAACCAGTGATTCTACTCAGTATACAATAACAGAACTAAAAGCATTCCCCTTGGAAGAAATACTAATGCTAGTAGCAAAACTGCATCACATGCTCATTTTCTACAATGAGATTTTCAAACACCTGCAGGAACTCTCACCTAATAACATGCATCCAGTACTAGAGCATGTAGCTTCAGTTCTGAATGGCTGAATAATTCGAAGAAGCCTGATCTTGTCACCAATTTtcagtggaaaatttctgagaGCAAATGTGACAGTTTCAATACCACAAGGCTCCACTGATGCATCTTGAATCACCAAAATCTTTTGAGCTGCACTGGACATGTTTCTGTTACAAAAGCCCCGCAAACCAAAACATCAGTTATAAACATGTTTTACTCCTTTGAGTACAACACTTAGTTCATGTTTAACACTTCTACTTCAGAACATGAGATTAACATGCTATGTTGAGAGGTAGACTTTCTAGCATTTTAAAGTGACAGGTCATGCCTTACTGATGCGTATACCCAGTAGTAATTCCTAAACCAGTAATGCATTACTATCTCCTCTAAAATGTTATttcaaggaaaaataaaaaagatacatCACATGTTTATGCATTTAATCTACCCTAGTTTTTGCCATATTCAACCTCGTCACACCATCAAAAATATGATGATCATAGAAAGTGCAGATATACTAAGAATTGTATACGGGTCATACTTACACATAACAGATGTCACGGTTTAATAAAATAACTTACCTAAACAAGAAAGCTGTGGAAATGCAACAACTTAAGTATACTGGTGCGAGAGTTTGATTCAGGATAAGGAATGGGAACAATCATTTCTGCATTTTATGTATAGCAAAGCCCACTACTTGCTACAATACAATTCTTTTTCTTGTTAGCTCTATGCTATCCGATTTTTAATCCAAATTCTTTTGGAATTTTATTGCAAGACAAGTCCAAGAACTTGGTCGCGTTAATAACAAGTCAAAAGTCCTTTCAGCATTTTTGTTCATCACAATGTCAACTAATATTCTTCCAGAATATTACTTCATCCATGTGCTTAGTTTGCTAGTTCCAATGTTCCTTTATCTTTTTGGATTTACTTTGCCCTTTTCTTTGCTTCTATGGCCGTTCATACAAttattttaaagacaaaaacGGTACATTCTTGAATTTTGTATTTCTTTGTTGTTATTTGCTGAAGGGGATTCAGCTTTGTAGTTTTTTGTCCTTTGGGATATTTGCCCAACATGCTTCTTGATTctctttctaaaaactctccaatctACATTGCTTTCAGCTAAAAATTACACCATGGATTTTACAAAAGACAGCGACCCAAGAGGATTTATTGGCTGATTAAAATGTAGCATGAGACCAAACAAAATTGTGCTGGACATGAAAATGAGGGGAACAGAAAAATTTAACCAAGAATGTTGAGAGAAAGAGTGTATAACTATTTTAAGAGACTTTAAACATACCCAAACCTAGGTGATTGGCAAGCAAGATTTGACTTTTTAACTTGCCCAAAGAAATTTTCTTCTAGACTTAGAATTCGTTTACAAAGActaaaaaagtcaagaaagatTAAAAATCTGTGTACCCCTAGCTATTTTCGTATAGACAACAAAATTGGATATGAGAAAAGAACTGTCATAACCTAGTTATAAAGTAAGCAATAAAAAATTAGGATAATAATTCAATATTTTGCCTTTTATTCTGGTCAAGTTGTTTCCAAGAAAAGCTTTATAACCCCTGTCTTATGTCGTATGCTTGATAGGTCGGCATTCTTCACATGTTGCAATCAAATTCTTTGTTGACATTACCaaagtgaaataaaataaaataaaacaaactaaaataaagatagaataaaggaaaaattgccATGGTTTAATCAGGAAAGAATAAAGAAAAACCCAATGATAATGAGTAAAAACAAATTTTGACGTGAGAAATAATCTGTTGAAGACAGAGGGCAATTTAGTTTTAAACAAGCCAATAAAATTAGGATGACGATTAAATAAATACCTTTTACTTTAGTCTTTAGTCATGTTGTTAGGCAACAGAAGCTGCAAGTATTCTCTAGCTTTTGTATTGTCTTCTTGGTAGGCTACTCTTATCATTTATTGTTCGAATTCATTACTGTTTaacagaaaaaatgaaaaaataagaaTCTTGTTTAATCAACAGAGGACATACTGAAAATGGTGAATCACCTTTGAGGTGCCATTAAAAAGTCACTGTTTATTCGCTTGGTGATTCACTAGTATGAATATATTTCTATAAAGTTTTTGCGTAAGAATTAATGTTACATATATACTGCGTACAAATTTCTTTACAATAATGTGAATGAGGCAATAAATAGGGTTAGAGGCAATAAACCCACCAACAATTGGTATCATTTGTACTTTCTCTCTTAATATTATTTTTGTTGCACTTTACCCCTTCTGTTAAACCACACTTATTTTTACTGTTTAAAAAATACCAAAGTTTCAATATTGCCCTTATCTCTATTTTCctcccttcttctttttcatACCCAAGCTTCTTATATCAACCATTTTTAGcgatacaatttttttttttttttgagaaaccAAGAACTAAGTTCTTAAAATATTTCGCCTCTATTAAAAAAATCTCACCATGTTAAGTAAATTTGGAACTTTGAATTGTTAAAAATATTCCTCTTCAAATTATGTACATCAATAAGTGGGGGCAAGACGCAATTTTGCTAAAATATCTTTCATATACATGTCATggacatttgaaaattttgttgttgTTAAAATTATAGGGTATACTTTTCTAGTAATtattttatgattttatttATTCTACAATAAATTTCAAGGGAATGTGATTTTTTTAAGTGGTTGGATccctttttttaaataattctcCCCCCAAAAAATTGAAACTTCTTTTCAAGTACTGCttctattatttattatgtCGAGGTCATTAATGTCTTATGCTAAGCCATTAGTCTTGACCGTTAGTTAAggaggaaaaatggaaaaaatataacattaaGGATAAGTACAAATGGCACCAAACATCATGGACACTTTAGTACTTTTAACCTgtgttttgaaactcggaccggaccggccagTTCAGTCGGTTGAACCGAGAATCGGGTAGGCATCCGGTCCGAGTTGCTTTAAAACCCGAGAAACAAAAACTCGGTCAAATTCGGTCAAAATCCGGGTTTGACCGGAAAACTAAAAGAACCGCTGGAACCGGAGTCTGAGATCCAAAGAAGAGTAAAGACGGATGGTGTGGGGACCACTTAAAAACTAAAGCCACGGGACATGTGTTGTACATAATTGCTGCCAAGAATTAACATCTCTGTCTTGTGACCTTTGACCGTTGTTGTattctgagcattttttttattttttccatcttttcctgttttaccctttttgttttccttttttgattCTTTCTTTTAATTACTCTTAAATCTCTTCACATATCCTAACATAAATCTCTCTCAAACAACTCCAGTGGAAGATCTAAGTTAAAAAAGGgataaaacattaaaaacaagaaaataaaaaattcacctagaaatattttatcaattttatgATTTGACCCCTAGAGTACTAGAAAACTATTATTACACCTAAAAAGATTTTAGAACTTACAGCTATAGCCCTAAATTCTTGTAATACTTTTCAAATAAGCCCTCCAATTTGGTTCTAAACCTGTTGAATATGCACTAAATTGTAAATTGTATAAATTGCTACTTAATTAAACTAccttatttgtattttcttgtaaaGTATCTTAgaaatatcaaatatatatTGAACCTGCATTTCTTagtattaatatatttttagaaaatttacataatatattaatttttaaaattaaatatatttatgacgtcatccggttcttGAATGGGTTCAATCCTGACCTCGACCGAGTTCAAAACATAGCTTTTAACTCCAATAAATATTAGTTTGTGGATGTAAATGACAGTATATTGTGTACTATTGGCACATTTTACTTAAAACTCATTAAGCTAAAGACTTAGCACCAACTACTTTGTATACTATTGGTAGGGCTGTTCAAGAATCGAACCGCTCGTGAGTcgatcgcgagcggctcgactcgagctcgatcaaTATCGAGTTCGAATCGAGTTCAAGCTAATCAAGTCGAGCTTAAAAACATTAAGTTCGTGCTCGCGAgctcgattatatatatatatatatatatatatttactttaatagtaaaattacatatatatccctaatactttattatttgttacaaaataattattttatttatttttaaaaataaaatatttattttttattttttaaaaataaaataattattatttttttattttttaacctcGAGCTCGAGGTTAAGTTTCATAAAATTAACTAGAGACTCGGTTCGATtaggccaaaactcgactcgactcgtttatACCCCTAACTATTGGCACATGTTACTTAAAAGTTAAAACTCATTAGGCTAAAGACTTAGCACCAACTACTTTGTGTACTATTGGCACATGAATGGGACATTTATGGATTGCATACTAGTTTGTGTTAAGCTCAAAATCATCAAAATGTTTTAACCCATGATTACCACTTATTTCCATGTTCTTTCACGTGGTAATGTAAACAGTACATACCAATAtgcaaaattagtaaaaaaaaaaaggggtcaTCTGAAAATCTTGTTTATACTTTATAAACGAGTTCTAGACACGAAAATGTACATGGATCCCTATTGCATAAAATGATATAGCTGAAGAAGACTACCATATTAATGTCCTTGCTTTTCGTCATTGTGTTTGAGTTTGTTTACATAATTCTGAAAATGTACATGGATCCTACTCTGGTTCAACTATTGGCATGCAGGTGCAAAACATGGCAGCCGTTGCTTGGCAAAAATTATCAAAGAGCAAGAGAGATCGTTGTAGCACAACATATAAAAACAAGCCAGCACTCTTAAAGAAAAGAATCCCAAATTTGGTTGCAAGAGAACAATGCAAAAGAGGAGTAAGAGGATAAGACATGCATTGgcataaatttcttttttagatGTGTATCATGTATTCAATGTACAATGAGATGTTATTTAGCTATACTTAGAAGTAGCAAGTAGTTCATTTAAGTTATTGACGAAGGTAATTTGGCCCGATAGGATACACCTGCTCAGTGTTCTCTTTCAAGGGTAGATTAGCTAGTCAAAGGGCTGAGTGAAGGAAAAAAGCAAACTGTATAGAAAATTGGATTTACTGGGTTGCTGGATGTTGATTGCATTAAATGCCTGGTACCATCGTGAAGTGGACAATGGCCAACTTCAACCCATTACATGCAGTACTTGGATTGCCGTGTAGCAGTCAAATCCCTATAGATTGCTACAAAAGAAAGGTTCCTGCAAGCACCAAATTAATTTTTAAACCCAAAGAATTACAAAGCGAACTGCAAAACCTACCACTTGGGGCTGAATTCAAGATGaagtttttgcttcttgtcTACAGTTGCTTTTTGTTACCTACATCAAAATTAGGCATCTCCATTGCATTGTGTCAACACTTGGTCAACTTGGATTCCATTAGAAAAATGAATTGGTGCTAATACGTGTTAGATTTTTTATGCATCCAAttgcaaaactggaaatttgacaATGGAACTGGTGATAGAAAATGGATTTGCGGATATGTATTTTTCTTTGCTACAAGAACCTAATTGTTATTCATTTTATGTGGTTAATTTGGCAATGGCTAAATATTAACTATAAACATTGattctttatatatataagACAAGTACTTATACTTCGATCGGGTTGACATTAAACATCACAGTATAAGTAAGATAAGTCAGCTATGAGGGCCTAGACTGATAAAACATTTAGGAAAAGATGATTACTAAAGTTGAAGAAACACGAGAAATTTGGTGGTGAAAAGGTATGTAATAAGTTATTAATTGAAAGTCTGTGTAACCATTGCTATCTATTGTTTTATTAATTATTCAAGTGACCTTTTTAATTGATGGCAATTATAGCCTGGTTAGCCTTATAGCACTACCAACCATAGCCTCAAGGAATCCAGTTGCAAGACAGAGGAAAATGCAGCAACAACTGACCCCAATCTGGATGCCATGTCAAGAATTGAGGATTCAGGAGTAGGGAAATTTGCGGTAGGACATGATCCAGCCCTCCATATGAACAATAATTGCTTGTGTGTGATTCTAAGTGCTAACTCTTTCACTTGTTTTTGTAGTAGTCTATGAGGGCTATGTTTAGCGTGGCATTTGATCATATAAAATTACTAATTGCAAAGGGAAAACTCAACAGATAGGCAGTGGATGGTCATAGCATGCTAAAAGAATCAGCAAAATTGGTAGCTAAGAATGGCTACAATGCTTCTAGTGGTGGTAAAATTAAAGATGAGGAGGAGAATGAAGACGAGGAGGAGGTCGGGAACAACAGGAGCCAACATCAAGGGAGCCAATATTGCGGACTTCTATTTGGTTGTGAAATGAGATTTCATGCATCTCACCTCAATTTCATCACCATCATCAACGTTATAGCCATCCTCACCTACTGACTGTTGATTCTTTCAGCCTGCGACGATTATCTACTAGCAGCTTTATATCTTTCTCACAAAGTACTTCCAATATAAGATCCTTCATCACTTTTCTGTTGAGCTCTCCCTTTGCAATTAGTGTATTTTTTTGAGATTAAATGCCACACTAAACATAGCCCTCATAGACTGCAATAGAAACAAGTAAAAGAGTTAGTGTTTAAAATCACACACCAGCATTACTATCATAATATTCAATTATTGTCCATATGCAGGGCTGCATCATGTCTTACTGCAAGTTCCATTACTCTTAAATCCTTAAGTCTTGACATGGCACTAAGATTGAGGCCAGTCGTTACTACATTTTCCTCTGCCTATCGTCAGTAATGCTATATGATTGACCAGGCTACAATTGCCAACATTTGAAAAGgtgaattaaataattaatagAACAATAGCTAGCAATGGTTACACAAACTTTCGATTAATAACTTATCATCCATCTTTTCATGACCAAATTTCTGGTGCTACCTCAGCTTCATCATGAAATATCTTTTCCTAAATGCTTTATTAGTCCAAGCCCTAACGGATGGACTTGTCTTGCTTATAATGTGGTGTTTAATGTCAACCTGATCGAAGTATAAGGTCTTTCCCAATATATAATGAATCAATTAATATTTAGCTACTACAAAATTAACCATATGAAACGAATAACAAATTAGGTACTTACCGCAAGGAAAAACACACACCCGTGAATCCATTTTCTATCACCAGCTCGATTGCTGGCTTTCCAGTTTTGTAGTTGGATGCATAAAAAATCTTGCACGTATTGGCatcaattcatttttttgatGGAATCCAAGTTGATCAAATATGGCCACAATGTAGAAGGGATGTCCTACTTCGATGTAGGTAACAAAAAGAAGTTGCAAACAAAAAACACAAACTTAATCTTGAATTCAACCCCAAGTGGCATGCTTTGCAATTTGCTTTCGTAATTCTTTGAGTTTTAAGAATCGTTTGGTGCCTATAGGAATTTTTCTTTCGCAGCTATCTATAAAGAAATGACAGCTACACGACAGTCCAAGTACTGCATGTACATCCCTCTCCTTCATTTCAACTCAGATGTCTATGGATTGAGGTTGTCCGCTACCCATTTCACAATGGTACCAATTTTAATGCAGTCGGCGTCCAGCAACGTATAGAATCTAATTTTCTCTACAATTTGCTTTTTGCTTCACATTGCTCCTTGAAAAGCTCACCTACCCTTGAAGAAGAACATGGAACAAGTCATCCTACAAGATCAAACTACCTTCATTAATAGCTTAAATGAACTACATGTTACTTCCAAGCATAGTTAAACAACATCTCATTATACATTGAATAAATAATACACATTTAAAATCGAAAATTTTGCGAATGCATGTCTTACCCTCTCACTCTTCTTTTGCAGCACTCTCTTGCGGCTAGTTTTGGGATTCTTTTTCTTCAAGAGTGCTggctcattttttttttgtatgttgCGCTGTAACAATCTCTCTCATTTTCTAGCAATTTTTGCCAAGCAACAATTATCATTTTTTACATGGGTATACCTACAATTAAACCAGAGTAGGTTCCATGTACATTTTCAGAACTATATATAAACAAACAGAAACACACTGATAAAAAAACAAAGATATTAATGTGGT is part of the Coffea eugenioides isolate CCC68of chromosome 6, Ceug_1.0, whole genome shotgun sequence genome and encodes:
- the LOC113774056 gene encoding interleukin-1 receptor-associated kinase 4-like, giving the protein MSSAAQKILVIQDASVEPCGIETVTFALRNFPLKIGDKIRLLRIIQPFRTEATCSSTGCMLLARNKSKLHSSATHRKKQNDMMKEIQLQKESLNSAKITEVRMLAEQKQVELELAVDAGSLKEIVVDTAKKFEATMVILDRHLKKFQKYFLDNLSCGILRIKRDNSIKYMREPKATEVGQSNRNQKACTISVQLIKIDVPADKSCELTWERRVKIALGAAKALEYLHSLKIYGIMRPSNILLTHDHQPLLVNFGLAKNQYESSNQSYEARVLKTFEYMAPECEESGICKSKADVYSLGVVLLELVTGRKSIDETNGQSFLRWARPLLREKRFHELIDPALQDSHDLHQLYWMVSSRILYFEKCKEAWKNSNNQVVVALTCIIQGCIMEDLSPTESELVEQIRSETRAALYT